Genomic segment of Gopherus flavomarginatus isolate rGopFla2 chromosome 2, rGopFla2.mat.asm, whole genome shotgun sequence:
CTGGCCCCCCACAGAGAAGCAGAGACAAGGCCCAGCTCGTGTTGGTTTCTTTATTAAGTTGTAGTCTGGTAGCTGGTGTACAGGGAGAATGGTCTATACATCAGAGGCtaagatgggggcagggagagccaAAAGGCTCGTTGTCATAACagtaaaaaaaggaaataaaattattttaaaacttctAAAAAGCATCTAGTGCACAGCCTGCAGCATTCTCTAGGCATCATGTCGAGCGTGCCCCCGCCCCTACCAGCTCCTACTAGCATCAGAGCGCAAAGCAGCGGCTCCCACGAGTGCAGTGGAGCATTCCCTACGGAGTAAAGAGGCCAAAGCAGGGGGCCCGCACTAGACTCTACGGAGATGCTATCAGAGTCAGCCATTCTAGGGACATTATGTTACAGAGCGGAGGGTTATGGATGGACGGTCTATACCCTACGTGGTTTCTTGCTCTCTGAGGAAAAGGCTGGCCTAGTCGCGTCTCTGCAGCTACCCCACCACCTCAGCctgcaggggagcagagggcttttctACTAGACATGCCCACCAGCCAAGGCCTGCTGGGCATGGTGGCTGCAGCCTGGCTCCAGTGGTGGGCTTGGCCTGGGTGTTGCCACCGGGAAACACGTCAGCCCCTTTCAGATGGGGCCATGGCGACTTCCTGGGGAAAGCGCAAGTCCAGTTGTTTCTGTctggctccttcctgcacccTTAGGGGAGGTAAGGGACATGGCAGCCAGCACCCCCTTCCTACTACCAGCCCACTTGGGGTCACACGTCACAACAGGTTCCATCTACTAAGCGCCTTTAAATAGCCCAGGTAGCTGCTCCCCCCCATCTCACCCCCGGCCTCCTGCCAGGACAGAGCTGTTGGCAAGAACAGCTGAGCCAAGAGGCCAGCCTGGGACAGAGCTCTGCTGGCCCCCATTGAAGTGCCCGGGGCTGAGACTCCAGGTCGCAGGGTGACCCTGTCTGCTACAGCCGGACTGCAGCAGTAGGGTTTGTGGTGCCGACGCAGTGCAAGAGCCTGGGAGAGCTGCTCTGACGGGCCTCCTTTGCCCTGGGCACTGGGGGTTGGTCCTGGAAGGGTCAGGGGACACGGGGGCTGTGCTGATTTTGGCCTTTCAGAGAGGCCACGGGACCCTGGAGGGCCTCACGAATGGTGCAGAGGACAGGGGTGCAAACCCCACTGCTGTTTCCTTGCATCTCTCCTGAAGAGCCATTGTGCTGGGTAGAGCCAAGAATGGGCTGAGGCAGGTGCTGGGCTGTGCCAGTGCTCGCCACCTGCCTGGCCCGTGCCAGGGCCTGGTGGGAGGCCCTCAGCTCTACCCCATCTGTAACCAaagtgggcaggggctggcacaggtgCCCTGGCCCCCTGCCTGGCCCCGGATGGGTGTCAGGAAATGAACAAGGCCAAGGGGAGTAAAAGCGCCAGGCTGACAGTGGGAGGTTTGGCTCTGTCGCCCTCTGACACCTCCAGCTTCCCAGCTGCACTGGCCAGAGCTCCTCcctggcaggggctgaggggcCATCCCTGTCCTACAGCCGTCGAGGTATGCGGGCACTGAGTGGGCAGCACTCTGCACATCGCTGCGTGCCCTCGGGCATTGCATAGTATTGATTTGTTCATATACACAAGGCTGAGTACTGTACAGTTTACACTTTCAACACAAGCAAGGAGCTCagtgctgctgggagctgcacacacacactgagagAAGCTCCTGGAGAGACAGGGGCAGGGCAGTCACGAgccaatcccctgcccctgcccttgccATGGGCGCCCCCTCGAGAGCTGTGATTCGGccctcccccgcagccccctTAGGCTCTGACATCCCCCCTCCCGACACACTCCTTGGAAGGGGATGAAGCAGCAAAACCCAGCCAAGAGACAATCTGAGGGATAAGTGGGAGCTGAcgcccctgccctgggcagccCTTCATAGCCGCAGCCTCCGTCCGGAGTCAGGGTGCACGCAGCAGAGTCCTGTCGCTGCCGGAGAAACGCTGCCCCAGGTGCTGCTGGCTCCTGGGGTCCCTGTCCGTAGTAAGAACTGTGGCTCATGCGTTGGCAGTCAGTCAATCATGCGACTAGGACGGGAAGAAAGTCTCTTACAGAAATCATGCCAGAGCAACGTGtacagccagccctgctcccgtcgCCTGCCCGCTCTCGCCTCGCCTCTCCTCGTGGGGCTGGCCACACGTGGCTGCAGTTCAGTGGTTCGGGGTGGAGGTGAGATCCTGAAGGACAGAAAAGACAGAACTTGGGTTACAAACAGTGCCCTGCGGGGGCCCCCACAGTGCAGTAGGCCAGAGCTGGGGACATGACCCAATGCTCCACTTACAGGCATGGCCAcagcagctcagagggactggctggtgctgggggaagggacaaAGGGAAGGGGAAGCTGGCTGGACGTGAGACCCTCTGGCACCCAAcgctgcagcactcagcaaaggGCGAGATGCCAGCTGAAACCAGCCCCTGCCTGTTCATTGCCCAGGGCCTGGAATGAGGAGGGTGCTGGACCCACAGCTGTGAACAGCAGGAGTCAGCTGCGGCTCAAAGGGAACAGGCCCCAGCAATGACTGTCTGCATGTGCTCAGCAGAGGCggctgtgtgggggatgcagAGGTCTGAGGCAGAATGCATGGACTGGGGGTTACTGCCCTGTGAtggtctgggaggggaagtggtcCCTGGGCAGGGTGTGCTGGTGAATGCACAGGGGGCATCACCGGAGGTTTAACTGTTACTTGCAGCCTTGTGCAGTGCCAGTTGGGCTCCCACTGGCTATTTCCCTACATCACCTGCCCTGGTGCTACTTTGCTGGCACTCTGGGAAGACGATGAGAGGGGAGCCTGGGGGCTCTGTTACATTCATGGAGAGTGTGGCCACGAGTGCTCTGTGCAGGAACATACACCCCACTTCAAAGCCAGCACTACAGCCACCAGCCTTTGCCTGGGGGAGCTGGCTCCACTTCCTCCTGGCAGAGggggctctaggcattttgccgccccaagcacagcaggcaggctgccttcggcttgcctgcaggaggtccccagtcccgcggattcagtggcaacctgtgggaggtctgccaaagccgcaggaccagcggaccctctgcaggcatgccgccgaaggcagcctgcctgccgccctcgcggcaacaggcagagcgccccccatggcttgctgccccaggcatgcacttggtgtgctggtgcctggagccgccccagcCTCCTGGTGGCTCAGCAGCCCTCTCAGCCCCTGCTGTTGCAGGGAAAGAACCTAGGTGTCCTGTACAGCAGtgcaggcagcatggctggctgGGCCAGACTGGCAGCTCACAGAGCATGGCTGAGAGAGCAgggaggccctgcccccagggacAGCCAGCCCCAGGACTCCCTCCCAGGAGCACTGCAGAGAACTCAGCTGGGGGATACCTATGTTCCAGCAGCACAGGCACAAACGACAGAGACCCAAGGGAGCGCCTGTCCTTGTGGGGCAGGCACCTATCCCCCAGCTCAGTCGGTGCCTGGCTGTGCTCTAGCAGGATAGAGGCAGTTGGGAAAGGGGTCCTGCTGCAGATCAGCCCCCTGGTCTCTGAGCAGGAACCGCAGCACTGCAGGGACAGCAGTGCAGGTTGTGTCCAAGCAGGCATCCGGCTGGGCCGGGCCACGGGAGCGATGTCCGAGCGCCAGGAAATGACCCAACACCCAGAGTCATGGCGTCTCGCGCACAAGCCACACCGAGGGCAATGCAGGGGGCACCAGCCCTGTGCTTGCTCCACGGCTCTGGCATCCAGCTACCAGATCTGGCTCAGCGCTCTGAGACCCGCGCAGACGTCACTGGGGACAGGCCCTGAGCAGCTGGGAGATCCTGGTGGGACTAGAGCCTGGCGCTTCCACTCCGCCGGCAAAATCaaccatctctgtcatcagcatgCACTGCCCGCTGCCCCCTCTGCCCATTCACCCCCCCAGGAACAATGCACCGGACACCCTGCCATGGGCatgcagcccccgccccctcacTACTGCAACACGCCTGCCGTGGGCACACTGACCTTCCTATTCCCTCACCGCTGCCTGCTCTCTACACTCGACCCTGGGCACATGGCCCCCCCAGGCCAAGGGCCACTGCCTGCACCCTCTTCCTATCACTGCTCACAGCCCCCAGCCCTACCTGCAGCTGCCTTCAAGCTGTAggttccctgctgccctctggtgcCCAGAGTCCCTCATAACGCCCCCGAGAAGGTCCTGCATGGCATGTTACAGCACTGCCAGACAGCAACGCCCAATGAGTGCCGCGGGTGCAAGCAGCTCACGTGGCAGGAGGAGGCAGCTGTGAGTTATGGGTGCCATGAGCAGGGGCTGGCCTCCCACAGGGCAATGCGCAGCTCCCTGCGGCACCCAGCACCGGAAAGGTGTTTGACATGAGGAGGAGCCGCCGTGTGTCAGCCCCATGCTCCTAGGCACATGGCACCTCATTCCAGGAAACCTGACCCCAGACCCAGGCTCCAGGACAAGCTCCGGGTCACAGCTGACAGTGCAGGGGCTGCCTGACAGGCTCGGATTTCAGTAACTTGTTACCAGGGCAGCATTCGGGGATATTTATAGCAGCGGCACCGGTGCCTCTGCAAGCGGCAAGGTGAGCACGCAGAGCAATGGggagtggggcccagggcaaagctCAGCCcgagagctggcagggaaggactGTGCCAAGGGCAATCTCCACAGCACTGCAGGCTGTAGTTACTGGTTACAATCCCCTGGAATGCTGTCACTATGGTAACACCATCGTGGCCACCACGAAACACTGTAACCCGGGGAAACAATGACTGTCATAACCGTGGTGACACCACTGTGGTCTCCACAGTACACTGTAACCTGGGGTGACAATGCCCTTGGCTGTCATAATCATGGTGACATCATCGCAGCCCCCACGGTACACTGTAATCTGGAGTAACAATGCCTTTGGCTGTCGTAACCGTGGTGACATCACTGCGGTCCCCACGGTACACTGTAACCCAGGGTAACAATCCCCCTAGCTTTCATAACCAAGGTGACACCctgacacacccctcccctggaATGCCCTGTGAGCCAGACAGACAGATgacatgcagtgtgcagagacgccagcccctttccccaggagcagcatggggctcaCAGGCTTGGCAACGGGGAAAGAggcagccagctctgggcttgtTCTCCAGTATGCCCTAACGGAGCAGCTGTGTCTCCTGCCCCTCTGGGCCGGGGAAGCGCACAGTGGCTGGGTGGGCTCCATGCAGGGCACATGGCACAGAGAGCTGGATCTGCAGTCAGAACAAAGGTGGCATTACCTCGGAAGAGGCCCTGGGGGGGTCACTGCTTTCCCCTTTTCAGGCTGGCTCGTTTCACTATGtaagcccccatcctgcccccgaTCAGCTCCGATTCTGGGACGTGCCCTCGCACCTCCTCCTGgggagagcagcagagagaggaagcaggaggcgtcacacagacagacagacacagagaggACAAGGAGGAGTACGGGAGAGCAAGCTGGCAAGGAGAAGGCTGCAGCGAGGGGAGAAGCGTGGCCCCTCACAGTCCCAGAGGTACAGCAGAAGggcacagggaaggagaggaggccaGGGAAGATCCAGTTAGAGCCCTCAGGGAGCCCTGCATGGCGGGGCGCATGGCTGTGCTGCCCAGAGCTAGCAAAGGGCCaggagaggagcaggctctgTACCTTGGTGCCCAGATTGTCCTGATGCAGGATGGCATATTTCATAAAGTGATCTGCCTCAGcttccagctcctggggctcctgcAGAGAGCCCTCAAGAATCACCTCCTTCTCCTCGTCGCCCGCGCTAATCCGCCGCACCACCTTCCGGATGATCTGCAGAGAGTGGGCATTAGAGCTGCCTGCCACAGGCCAGGCTAGGCCTCAGAcacccccagggatttggccacAGCACCCTGCTGGTCCTACTCCCACTCGGCCCTGCCCTGCCATTGGCACCTCATGCTGGGGCACGCTGCTCCCCTGAGAcagcgctgggggagggggttttcCAGGGAAGAATATCcatccctgggggcagggagagaagggcAGATGCTGGGCAGAGACTGAGGGGGCTCTGTGTCTGGTCCGTACTCACCTTCTTGGTGACAATGTTGCCTTGTTCATCAGTAAATTGCTCCTCGGTCACCTGCTCCCCCGGAATATCCTGAACCTGATCGCCCTGCAGCACCAGAGGGGAGAACAGAGCGAGGCAgtgaggggggagggcagggagccaaTGCCCCATGGGCAGCCCCTTGTGTTCACTGCGGGGCACCAAGTGCaaaagcccccaccccctgcataaGTGACACCAAATCCGACTTCGCCGCCGACTGCCAaccccctgcacacaccccaCCAGCCCCCTCACTGGGAagcgcaggggcagggccagcaccAGGGCATGCTAGTGCTACACTCTGTGCAGGCTCAGCGCCCTGACCTGGAAGAGGAGGTGCCGAGCCAggctggctctgcatggctcccctgGGGCCAGTGACAGCCCCACCAGCAGGGCAGTGCTCGCTGCCTCGgggctcccactccctgcccggGTTACCTTCACGATGACACGCCGACGGACCACCCTGGTGGAGATGGACTCCTCGTCGTCCGTCAGCCCCTCGCTCTCGCCCAGCTCCTTGTCCAGCTCCTGGTGGACATGCTTGAGCAGGAAGCGCACAGAGCCCTTgacaatgtgcaggacattctgaCAGCTGACCAGGAAGAAGCCCAGCAGCACCAGGGTGATCAGCAGCTGGGTCAGGAAGGCCAACATGGTGCGTCTGCTACAGCCACAAGTGCATGGCTGCTTGCCGAGCCCAGCGCTTAGATCCCAGCCCTGGCGCTGCTCTGCGGTGGGGCGTGTGCACCCTGCCTCTGGCTCGGctgccccctgctctgtgcacagcctggggcaggctgCTGTAATTGTAGCCGCTGCATACCAGCCAGCTGCACCATTCGCTGGGCAGGCAGGTGGGTTTGTCTTCTGCACTCGGAGCTCTGTCAAAGTCATCTGGCCTCAGACTGAcagccacagcccctcccctgcaggcagagggggggccaccccccccagcgcctctGCTTGCTGGCTAactgcagatggggcaggagggcagcatGGGTGATATGAGCCTAGGTTCCTGCGGGGGACTGGGGCCGAGACTTCTCACCCCCAGCTGACTTGTAAGGAGCATGGAAAAGTCACACAGCCCCTCAGTGACTCCAGCCAAGGGGCtgcaagccagccagcccccagcaTCGCTGCATTCACCTCAGGGCTCTTCCTCCCACTTCCCCTACCCTGGGGCTCCTGGGAAGTGCCCTGGGAGGAGTGGGTCCAGGGCACCCCGCAGCACCCCAGGGCCCGTTAAGCCAGCGCACCCTGCTTACGTGCCATTCAGTACTAGCCCTGCCCTGGcactgcccagctctgcctggcAATGGCAGGATTCTcaaagacccagccctgccccaggccatcCCGGCCAGCTCTATTTCTGGACTTTCCATGCCTGGTGCTGGCTGACCCAGAGAGGGCAGGCGCCCTGGGAGCTACCCAATTAGGAAGCATGCAGGGTGGCTGTCTGGGTTATAAATGAAGAACAGAGGAGGAGGTTCATATGTGAAATCAAACCCCTGGGCCTAGCACAAGCCAGGCTATTCTGGGGCCCTTCCCCCGCAGGAGCCAGGGAagggaggctggcagggggcagtgcccagagctgggggcagggcagcgggAAGCACTCACCCAGCACTCTGTCCAAAGCATGGGTTATCCTGCTGAGGGACCCCAGCTGCTGGGCGGGGGGCAGGAGTGGGCAGATCATCAGGGTCTAGTGCCTCTGCCCAAGAAGTGCAGGTTCCCCAGACAGGGCAGCTTGGCGTTCACTCCTGTGTGTGCTCTGGCCCCCAGCAAGGGCGCCGTGGGCCTCACACACAGCGAGGGGGCTCCAGCCAGTGGCTCTATTGCAATGCCCAGCCCCCGGGGGCTGGCTCTCACTGCCACCCTCGTACCCTTGTTTGCCTGAAGAAGCTGCTATCCGCCTCCTCCAGCCACTGGCTGTAGTCCTGGCTCCTCGTGTGCTGGGGCTGCCAGTTGCTCTCCTCGTGGGGGTCGATTCGCAGACGCTCGGTTGGGGGCCTCAGAAcctgctcctggcccctcccctgggggGCTGCACCAGGGGCCGCTCTGGGCAGCAGACATGGGCTTCTGGGGACCCCCTCCTGCCAGGACCCCTCAGGCAGGTCCTGCAGGCAGCAGACAAAGGAGCCTTCTGCATTCCAGTCCCTCAGCCTGGGCAGCAGAGAGAGGAACAAGGACAGAGACAAAGACACTGTCAGTTTCTACCCTCCAGCAAACTGCCCCCCGTGTGGGCCCAGCCTTGCCCTCCTGCCTCCGCCAGGCTGTCGGCCCTCCTGACCGGCCTTTGCACTCGGAGCCTCTGGTTGTAACGTAGAATCCGAACTAGCCCCACATCTTACTTCCCACCCCACCCACGGAGCAACAGACGCCCTCCGGAGACACCCATGGGCGGCTGCGCCCTGTCTGATGGCACAAGGAGCAGGTGAGGAAGGGGCGGGAGCTGGCCTAGAGGCCAGCCAGACCCTTCATTCTACACAGGGTCAGGCACatcctgcccctgcctgccccaggcaCTATGGCAAGGAGCGGCAGGGACTGCCAGGCAGCCCTCAGCCCTGGCAGAGCACCTTCGTCGGGAGCTCAGCTCCCTGCCAACGAGAGCACCACggccatcccctggagctgggctggcaCCCCAGGTGGTTGTGAGGGATTCCCCATAGCCATGGGCAGCCCCCTGGCTGATCCAGTCCTTCCCCTGGCCCAGTGTGCACCCAGTTCTCTGGGGCGGCATGCTCAGATGGGGGCCTACGGCgcagcagctgcactgcccaCCTTCCCCCAGCGTCCTGCTCCGTGACATGGGCACCCCAGGTGTCCCTCgggctgccctgcccagctccagGCAGCCTGGCCAGGGAACATTACCTGCCCTTCTCCACGACTCGGCTCACAGTTGGCGACTCCAGGATCCTGGTCCGCACCCTCTGCTGACCTGAAATAAAAGAGACTTCATCCTCCAAGCCCTGCTCCTCCGCCAGCCCGGCCTGGCGCTCACACGCTGGCAGTTTCACCTCTGACCTCTGACCTTCCTCCTGCTCCAGCAGGTCAATAAGGCCATTCATGGCATCTGAATCCACTGTGTCGTCCTCAGCCAGATCCAATGAGCCCAGGTGGTCCGGGCCGTGCGCGTCATCCAGCAGCTGCCCCAGGAAGCGGCCTTCACTCACGGCGTCCGAGTCCTCGGCCTTGCTGCACTCTAGGGAGGAGTCTTCGGCAGTCACCAGCGAGGGGGTGAGCCCCGAGGACCACACCTGCATGTCGGACAGCTCCAGCAGGGCGTCCTGCTCGGTGGGGGCCATGGGGATGGCGTCCAGGATGGCCACCTCGTTCCAGTACTGATCTGCACGCAGCGGGGACGGCGGCGTGTACTgcagggaggcaggggagaggagctcatCCTGCAGCGAAGTGTAACCTGCAGGGGCAGACAGAGGCGACAGCTCCAGCAGCCGTTCTCCGCAGACATGGAGAGGAGGGAACAGGCCcacgctgcccccagcccctggggcagcgCTGTGCTCCCTGTGTCCCAGTCCAGGGCAGAGGAGTGCCTCAGAGCAGTCACCGCCCCAGCGCCCTACACTGCTCCTCTAGTGGCTCTGCCTGTGCCCCAGTGGGAGGGCCTGAGACGGGAGCACAGGCAGCCTGAGGGCACTTTGGGATGTGTTAGGGCAGGCAGGCGGGTGCCTCGGGCAGCACCTGGCCCTGGGCTGGTCCTAGTGAGTTAGACAACAGGACCCTCTTGGCAGGGTGAGCTGCCTCCAGCCGGGTTCCTGGGAGGGACGGGGACTCCTGCTCGTGTTGTACTTCTCTGGAGCCTGAGTGCACGGTGTGGTGCTGTGCCAgcctcccagccccaaccccctgctatAACCACCCCGGgctctcctgccccacagctctgccggtgccccctgctaaccctgccctgagctcctctgccccacagctctgccggtgccccctgCTAACCCTGCCCcgggctcccctgccccacagctctgccagtgcctgcTGCTAaccctgccctgggctctcctgccccacagctctgccggtgtccCCTGCTAaccctgccctgggctctcctgccccacagctctgccggtgtccCCTGCTAaccctgccctgggctctcctgccccacagctctgccggtgtccCCTGCTAaccctgccctgggctctccttccccacagctctgccggtgtccTCTGCTAACCCTGTcctgggctcccctgccccacagctctgccagcgtcccccagccccctgctagccctgcctgggctccctgctgagatCTCCCATCCCTGCTGAGATCTCTCAATTCTGACCCGCAGCACCCCCTTGCCAGTTTTGTGCCTCCACATAGCTAAGCCTCCAGGCTGAACTCTGGCCTGGCTCTGTGAGAGACGGTACGGGATCCCCCTGGACTGAGCTCCCAAACAGAatggggcagaggcaggagggtggggacTTCGGGAGCCCCTCTGATCAGGGCTGGCTGGTTTGTGGGCTGCGGGCAGAGCTAGACAGCCAGGCCCCTCCTGCCCTATAGGTGCAGCGCTGCGTAGCAGCTGTGCATGGGGGAGGCGGGGTGCACAGGGACCCAATGCCCCGGCAGCAGCCGCTCAATTCTCGAGCCCCGCTGAGACCCAGGTGGGCATTAAAATGGAGATGCAGCTGGGCAGTGGTGGGGCATGGATGGGCCATGCTCAGAGACCCTGCAGGCCCTGGAGGGCTCTGGACACCTCTCCTACCCAACAGCCCTGAGGCAACCATCAGTGATGGCCACAGGGCAGGGTAGGGGCATCCCAGTAGCACCTGTGGTGGGCAGGGTAGGGGCATACCAGTAGCACCTGGTGGCACCTCCACTGCCATTTGCATGTCCATGGAGAGCACGTCACGGGCATTTCCCCAGGAAGCTGTGCCCTAGCACTGAGGCTGCGCCAGCGCTTTGCCCTGTAACCAAATCGGTTCCACCCAGTCCTGGGGCTCCGGCACGAAGGGCCCCGCCCCGGTCACTCTGGGGCTGCGAGTGCGGCCAGTCCTTGCACCTTGTGGCCGAGTGCACGGGGCAGCCCTGCACATCACGCTGCCTCCGCCTGTTcatgccctgctctgcccaggtGCCAGGCACCCAGTCACTGGCTCTGATCTGAACTCGTGTCTGCAGCACAAAGccgtccttcccctgcagcagggCACTCACCAGCACTAGCCAAGACATGCCCAATGCTGGGCACACCCTGACCAGACCTCCAGAGCCATCACCTCTCGCCCAACCCAGGGAACAGGCCTGGGTCACTCCCTACAGACTGGCCAGGCTGCAATGGCTCCGGCACGGGGGCTGCCCCACTCCTGTCTTTCAGCTCCCCTGAGCcatgccaacctcctctcccccaaCATCAGCACCCAGAGAACGTGTCATCTGCCTCGTCAGCCTGCACGGCCCCTGCGATTCTGCTGCCAACACAGCCTGGAGACTCTGCTGGCTGGGCCCAGAGCCGGTGCTGCCCAGAGCTCTGCGGGGCTCTGCTGCGCTGGCAGCTCGCTGCTAACTGAGGCAGCCGTGTGCACCACAGCTGTTCCAGGGTGTCTAGCAACACTTCCTTGCAGGGGGCACGACTCCCTCTGAGGGGCCTTTGGCTACTAACCCTTCTGGGCCATGGGCTCGGTGCTGGGCACAGGTCATCACCCCCTGGGCTGGGCACAGAGTGAGTTAGGGCCAGGCCTGGCACAGCACAGCAGCGCCCAGGTTCTTCGCCGGGCAGGTGGCTTTGCTCACCCGGCTCCCACTCAGAGACACTGTTCCCTGTGCTAGGGGTGCCgtgtggagctggccctgggccgTTGCTGGGGGAAGCACATGGAGGGCCACGAAGACACACACAGCCATGAGGTGGGGGCAGTGCCTTGGTGCCATGCACTCGCCGGAGCAGGATGGTGGCTCTCCTAGGCCTCAGCTGAGGTGGAGACAGTGGAGACAGGCAGTGgaggaggatgagagaacaagagGTCAGGAGGAGGTCAGAGGAGAAAGGTGACAGGATGTGATCAACAGGAGCGGCCTGCACCTGGCAGCCCTGAATGGCGTGTATGAGAAAACACAGAACAAGGGGGAAGAGAGCGTTCAGCATGCAGAGCTCACGGCCACGCCCCAGGGCAAGGCACAGGGGCCCAAAGGGACTCCTGCCGCCAAGGCTGGCACCCAaccacacccccagcacccagcctCACCCCCTCGCCTGGGCCCAAAGGGACAGCAGACCACGACATTGACTGCAGGCACCTGACCGTGCCCCCGGCACCCAGCCCTGTCTGATCACACGCCGCTGCCCAGCACAGGGGTCACAGGTTACAAGAGAAGTGTTGTGAGCCCAGCTCGCAGCAGAAGGCAGGCAGAGGGCAGAGACCTGCCAGCAGGGCATGTCCGCTCACTAGTAATGCACTGCAACCCAGGCTGAGCCTGAAGAGCCTGAGGGGCCCAAGGAGGATGGGAGTgcaggctggagagctggggtcaggccttgCAGggtggggtacgtctacactggagctggaggggtCGTTTCCAGCACGGGCAGACGTATGGGTGTGCTAAAAGGAGCCGTGTGGCTGCTGCAGGCTGGGTGGCAGGAGGGGCTGGCCACTCCCAGGACATTCCTAGAGTCTGGTTGGGATTGGCCCTGGGGCACTTAGCTCCTTGCAGCTGCACTTCTCCCAGAGCACTAGCacggacacccccacccccactgcagtgCAGACGTCTCCTATGGCGCCTGCATCACGGGAGGCAAATCGTGCAGACGCAGTGGTGCAGACTTCGGCCCAGGCTAGCAACCCAGCTATGGACCCAGGGTGCCACATCGACACTTTCTTagccgtgctgaggcagggaTGTCTACCTGTGTCGTACTCACACCTGGTCACAGCACAGAGCCACGCAGGCCTGGCCCTTGGTCAAGGCTGCTGTCTTTGCCCACACACTCAGGCAGTCTGTGGGCAGCCCAGGCAGGCTCAAagtcctgccccaggcccccgagGCTCCCCTgcct
This window contains:
- the ANK1 gene encoding ankyrin-1 isoform X11; the protein is MTLTELRVQKTNPPACPANGAAGWYAAATITAACPRLCTEQGAAEPEAGCTRPTAEQRQGWDLSAGLGKQPCTCGCSRRTMLAFLTQLLITLVLLGFFLVSCQNVLHIVKGSVRFLLKHVHQELDKELGESEGLTDDEESISTRVVRRRVIVKGDQVQDIPGEQVTEEQFTDEQGNIVTKKIIRKVVRRISAGDEEKEVILEGSLQEPQELEAEADHFMKYAILHQDNLGTKDLTSTPNH
- the ANK1 gene encoding ankyrin-1 isoform X10, whose translation is MTLTELRVQKTNPPACPANGAAGWYAAATITAACPRLCTEQGAAEPEAGCTRPTAEQRQGWDLSAGLGKQPCTCGCSRRTMLAFLTQLLITLVLLGFFLVSCQNVLHIVKGSVRFLLKHVHQELDKELGESEGLTDDEESISTRVVRRRVIVKGDQVQDIPGEQVTEEQFTDEQGNIVTKKIIRKVVRRISAGDEEKEVILEGSLQEPQELEAEADHFMKYAILHQDNLGTKEEVRGHVPESELIGGRMGAYIVKRASLKRGKQ